From the genome of Salvelinus namaycush isolate Seneca chromosome 10, SaNama_1.0, whole genome shotgun sequence, one region includes:
- the LOC120055206 gene encoding major facilitator superfamily domain-containing protein 12-like: protein MSDQLLSNERSLPLFRRLCYAAGHFLNDLCASLWFTYLLVYYHSVLGFKSTYAGVLLFIGQIADGVSTPLVGIESDRTAGCGAYGKRKTWHLVGTISVLISFPFIFNPCLGCGDNTPQWVWLTYFTPFIIIFQFGWAATQISHLSLIPELVSSEHAKVELTAYRYAFTVVANITVYAVALLLFHFQAQQTGDPSVTDSLGIVDIPIFRDLSLIVLGIGAVFSFVFHLGTRERVPHREEPGSQNDESQPLISPTSHNTIPQSLLQWNHWLKEPSFYQVAFLYMCTRLIVNLSQTYVSMYLINSLLLPKNFIATVPLVMYVSGFVCSLVMKPISKLVGISMTYLLGLVLILGFSSWVLVGMNIGRLIYGAAVLLGAGSATILVMSLSMTAKLIGEQTQSGAFVYGAMSFTDKVANGIGVIIIQRLHPCNSQDSCPESVWFYRDVMVIVTGGVALAAAFSLCTLLIWPIRIRQRLPSTSVQMEAEDNRE from the exons ATGTCTGACCAGTTGCTCTCTAATGAGCGGTCTTTACCCCTCTTCAGGCGGTTGTGTTACGCAGCTGGTCACTTTTTGAACGACCTTTGCGCGTCATTATGGTTTACCTACCTATTGGTCTACTACCATTCCGTGCTTGGGTTCAAGAGCACATATGCAGGTGTATTGCTGTTTATAGGTCAAATAGCGGACGGTGTCTCCACGCCCCTTGTCGGTATCGAGTCGGATCGAACAGCTGGATGTGGAGCATATGGCAAAAGAAAAACTTGGCATTTAGTCG GCACTATCAGCGTACTTATCTCCTTTCCCTTCATATTTAACCCGTGTCTGGGATGTGGTGACAACACTCCACAGTGGGTGTGGCTCACCTATTTCACCCCCTTCATCATCATCTTCCAGTTTGGCTGGGCCGCCACCCAGATCTCCCACCTGTCACTCATCCCAGAGCTGGTGTCCAGTGAGCATGCCAAGGTGGAGCTCACTGCCTACAG GTATGCGTTCACGGTGGTGGCCAATATTACAGTGTATGCTGTGGCCTTGTTACTCTTTCACTTCCAGGCCCAGCAGACTGGAGATCCCTCTGTCACTGACAGCTTGGGCATTGTTGACATCCCCATATTCAGG GATCTGTCCCTCATTGTGCTGGGGATCGGGGCAGTGTTTTCTTTCGTCTTCCACCTGGGTACCCGAGAGAGGGTTCCTCACAGGGAAGAGCCAGGCTCGCAGAATGATGAGAGTCAACCCCTGATCTCCCCAACTTCCCATAACACTATACCCCAATCTCTCCTCCAATGGAATCATTGGCTGAAGGAGCCTTCATTTTACCAG GTTGCTTTTCTGTACATGTGCACCAGGTTGATAGTCAACTTGTCCCAGACCTACGTTTCCATGTATCTCATCAACTCCTTATTGCTACCAAAG AACTTCATTGCCACCGTTCCTTTAGTGATGTATGTCAGTGGGTTTGTGTGCTCTCTGGTCATGAAGCCAATCAGCAAGCTTGTAGGCATTAGT ATGACTTATTTGCTAGGCCTTGTGCTGATCCTGGGGTTTTCCTCCTGGGTGTTGGTGGGCATGAACATAGGGAGGCTGATCTATGGAGCTGCTGTACTGCTGGGTGCAGGCTCTGCCACCATCCTGGTCATGTCGCTCTCCATGACGGCCAAACTGATTGGAGAACAGACG CAAAGTGGGGCCTTTGTGTACGGGGCGATGAGCTTCACAGATAAGGTGGCCAATGGCATTGGTGTCATCATAATCCAGAGACTGCATCCCTGCAA TTCACAAGACAGCTGTCCAGAAAGTGTGTGGTTCTATCGAGATGTCATGGTGATTGTGACCGGGGGTGTGGCCTTAGCAGCAGCATTTTCCCTATGCACCCTCCTCATCTGGCCTATTAGGATCCGCCAAC GTTTACCCAGTACTTCTGTCCAGATGGAGGCAGAAGACAACAGAGAATGA